A window of Actinobacillus suis ATCC 33415 contains these coding sequences:
- the parC gene encoding DNA topoisomerase IV subunit A: protein MSTEINYEGVEQMPIKRFTEDAYLNYSMYVIMDRALPFIGDGLKPVQRRIIYAMSELGLNASAKYKKSARTVGDVLGKFHPHGDSACYEAMVLMAQPFSYRYPLIDGQGNWGAPDDPKSFAAMRYTESKLSKMAEVLLGELGQGTVDYQPNFDGSLEEPKYLPARLPHILLNGTMGIAVGMATDIPPHNINELAEASVMLLENPKASLAELMTVVQGPDYPTEAEIITPKADIAKMYEQGKGSIKMRAVWKKEDGEIVISALPHQASPSKIIEQIATQMRNKKLPMVDDIRDESDHENPIRIVIVPRSNRIDFEALMDHLFATTDLEKSYRVNMNMIGLDGKPAVKNLQTILTEWLAFRRTTVTRRLSYRLDKILNRLHILDGLMIAFLNIDEVIEIIRNEDEPKTALMARFNLSEVQAEAILNLRLRHLAKLEEHELQAEKSQLEKERDELQLTLGSERRLNTLIKKEIQAEAKAFASPRRSPLVERAEAKAISESDLTPTEDVTVILSEKGWVRCAKGHDIDVQGLSYRAGDGYLAHAHGRSNQPVVFLDSTGRAYALDPTSLPSARSQGEPLTGKITLPEGATVQQVLMANSDTKVLMASDSGYGFICSFEDLVSRNKAGKAVISLTENAKVLPPQLIDNEAELSLVAMSSVGRMLVFPITELPQLSKGKGNKIINISAQAAKEGNELLARLLLVKPTQSLVFVSGKRKITLKPSDIDNYRGERARKGSQLVRGLSATSTVEIVD from the coding sequence ATGAGTACAGAAATTAATTACGAAGGCGTTGAACAGATGCCGATTAAGCGCTTTACCGAAGACGCTTACCTCAACTATTCAATGTACGTTATTATGGATCGCGCATTGCCGTTTATCGGTGATGGGTTAAAACCGGTACAACGCCGTATTATTTATGCTATGTCCGAATTGGGCTTAAATGCCTCGGCAAAATATAAAAAATCTGCGCGTACGGTCGGGGACGTGTTAGGTAAATTCCATCCGCATGGTGACAGTGCTTGTTATGAAGCAATGGTACTTATGGCACAGCCGTTCTCTTATCGCTATCCGCTCATTGACGGGCAAGGAAACTGGGGTGCGCCTGACGATCCAAAATCTTTCGCTGCAATGCGTTATACCGAATCAAAACTGTCGAAAATGGCAGAAGTATTACTTGGCGAATTAGGGCAAGGCACGGTCGATTACCAACCGAATTTTGACGGTTCGCTTGAAGAACCGAAATATTTACCGGCACGCTTACCGCATATTTTGCTAAATGGCACTATGGGTATTGCAGTCGGTATGGCAACCGATATTCCGCCGCACAATATCAACGAATTAGCCGAAGCAAGCGTGATGTTATTGGAAAATCCGAAAGCAAGCCTTGCCGAGTTAATGACGGTAGTACAAGGCCCGGATTATCCGACCGAAGCGGAAATTATTACCCCTAAGGCCGATATTGCCAAAATGTATGAGCAAGGCAAAGGCTCAATCAAAATGCGTGCGGTATGGAAAAAAGAAGACGGAGAAATTGTGATTTCGGCACTGCCGCACCAAGCCTCGCCGTCAAAAATCATTGAGCAAATCGCAACGCAAATGCGTAATAAAAAATTGCCGATGGTGGATGATATTCGTGATGAATCAGATCACGAAAATCCGATTCGTATCGTGATTGTACCTCGTTCAAATCGTATTGATTTTGAAGCGTTAATGGATCATTTATTTGCCACAACCGATCTTGAGAAAAGCTATCGAGTCAATATGAATATGATCGGGCTGGACGGTAAACCGGCGGTAAAAAATCTGCAAACAATTTTAACCGAATGGTTAGCATTTCGCCGTACTACGGTAACTCGCCGTTTAAGTTACCGTTTAGATAAAATTTTAAACCGTTTGCATATTTTAGACGGTTTGATGATCGCTTTCCTCAATATTGATGAAGTGATTGAAATTATTCGTAATGAAGATGAACCGAAAACGGCATTAATGGCTCGCTTTAATTTAAGTGAAGTACAAGCTGAAGCGATTTTAAATTTACGTTTACGTCATTTAGCAAAACTAGAAGAACATGAATTACAGGCAGAAAAATCACAGCTTGAAAAAGAGCGTGATGAATTGCAATTAACGCTTGGTTCGGAACGCCGTTTAAATACGCTGATCAAAAAAGAAATTCAGGCGGAGGCAAAAGCGTTTGCTAGCCCACGTCGTTCACCACTCGTTGAACGGGCCGAAGCAAAAGCGATTTCTGAAAGTGACTTAACCCCGACTGAAGATGTTACGGTGATTCTATCGGAAAAAGGCTGGGTGCGTTGTGCGAAAGGGCATGATATTGACGTGCAAGGCTTAAGTTATCGTGCCGGTGACGGTTATCTTGCACATGCGCATGGCAGAAGTAATCAGCCGGTCGTGTTCCTTGATAGCACGGGGCGAGCTTATGCGCTTGATCCGACTTCGTTACCATCAGCACGCTCTCAAGGCGAACCGCTCACCGGTAAGATCACTTTACCGGAAGGCGCAACCGTTCAGCAAGTATTAATGGCGAACTCGGACACTAAAGTTCTGATGGCATCGGATTCCGGCTATGGCTTTATTTGTAGCTTTGAAGATTTGGTTTCTCGTAATAAAGCGGGTAAAGCGGTCATTTCTTTAACCGAAAATGCCAAAGTGTTGCCACCGCAATTAATTGATAATGAAGCAGAACTTTCGCTTGTTGCAATGAGTAGTGTCGGACGAATGTTAGTATTCCCGATCACCGAATTACCACAGCTTTCGAAAGGTAAAGGGAATAAGATTATCAATATTTCCGCACAGGCGGCAAAAGAAGGTAATGAATTGCTTGCCCGTTTATTACTGGTTAAACCGACACAGTCGTTAGTGTTTGTTTCCGGCAAACGCAAAATCACCCTTAAGCCGAGCGATATTGATAATTATCGTGGTGAACGTGCAAGAAAAGGATCTCAACTTGTACGAGGCCTCAGCGCGACTTCGACTGTGGAAATTGTAGACTAA
- the pnp gene encoding polyribonucleotide nucleotidyltransferase, with protein MNPIVKQFKYGQHTVTLETGAIARQATAAVMASMDDTTVFVTVVAKKDVKEGQDFFPLTVNYQERTYAAGRIPGGFFKREGRPSEGETLIARLIDRPIRPLFPEGFFNEIQVVATVVSVNPQISPDLVAMIGASAALSLSGVPFNGPIGAARVGFINDQFVLNPTISEQKQSRLDLVVAGTDKAVLMVESEADILSEEQMLSAVVFGHQQQQVVIENIKEFVKETGKPRWDWVAPEPNTALINQVKALAEARIGDAYRITEKQARYEQIDAIKADVIAQLTAQDETISEGAIVDIITALESSVVRGRILAGEPRIDGRTVDTVRALDICTGVLPRTHGSAIFTRGETQALAVATLGTERDAQIIDELTGEKSDRFLFHYNFPPYSVGETGMIGSPKRREIGHGRLAKRGVLAVMPTAEEFPYVVRVVSEITESNGSSSMASVCGASLALMDAGVPIKAAVAGIAMGLVKEEEKFVVLSDILGDEDHLGDMDFKVAGTREGVTALQMDIKIEGITPEIMRIALNQAKGARMHILGVMEQAIPAPRADISDFAPRIHTMKIDPKKIKDVIGKGGAVIRALTEETGTSIDIDDDGTVKIAATDNNAAKIVMARIEDIVAEVEVNAIYKGKVTRVVDFGAFVSILGGKEGLVHISQITNERVERVADYLSVGQEVTVKVVEIDRQNRIRLTMKDINNDAATPAEETEAQPQEQQAEI; from the coding sequence ATGAATCCAATTGTTAAGCAATTTAAATACGGTCAACATACCGTAACATTAGAAACAGGTGCTATCGCTCGCCAAGCAACGGCGGCAGTTATGGCAAGTATGGACGATACAACCGTATTCGTTACCGTAGTGGCTAAAAAAGATGTAAAAGAAGGCCAAGATTTCTTCCCATTAACCGTTAACTATCAAGAACGTACTTATGCGGCTGGTCGTATCCCAGGTGGTTTCTTCAAACGTGAAGGCCGTCCATCTGAAGGTGAAACATTAATCGCTCGTTTAATTGACCGTCCTATTCGCCCACTTTTCCCAGAAGGCTTTTTCAACGAAATCCAAGTGGTTGCAACCGTTGTTTCTGTAAACCCTCAAATTAGCCCGGATTTAGTCGCAATGATCGGTGCATCAGCTGCACTTTCATTATCAGGCGTACCTTTCAACGGCCCTATCGGTGCAGCACGTGTTGGTTTTATTAATGATCAATTCGTACTTAACCCAACTATTTCAGAACAAAAACAAAGCCGTTTAGATTTAGTGGTTGCTGGTACAGATAAAGCGGTATTAATGGTTGAATCTGAAGCGGACATTCTTTCTGAAGAACAAATGCTATCTGCGGTAGTATTCGGTCATCAACAACAACAAGTTGTGATTGAAAACATCAAAGAATTCGTAAAAGAAACAGGTAAACCGCGTTGGGACTGGGTTGCTCCGGAACCAAATACCGCATTAATCAATCAAGTTAAAGCATTAGCGGAAGCTCGTATCGGTGATGCATACCGTATCACTGAGAAACAAGCTCGTTACGAACAAATCGATGCAATTAAAGCAGATGTTATTGCACAATTAACTGCGCAAGACGAAACAATTTCTGAAGGTGCAATCGTTGATATTATCACTGCTTTAGAAAGCTCTGTCGTTCGTGGTCGTATCCTTGCGGGTGAACCGCGTATTGACGGTCGTACGGTAGACACCGTTCGTGCATTAGATATTTGCACCGGCGTTTTACCTCGTACTCACGGTTCTGCGATCTTCACCCGTGGTGAAACGCAAGCATTAGCGGTTGCAACTTTAGGTACTGAGCGTGACGCACAAATTATTGACGAATTAACCGGTGAGAAATCAGATCGTTTCTTATTCCACTATAACTTCCCTCCATATTCTGTAGGTGAAACAGGTATGATCGGTTCACCAAAACGTCGTGAAATCGGTCACGGTCGTTTAGCAAAACGCGGTGTGTTAGCGGTAATGCCGACTGCGGAAGAATTCCCATATGTAGTACGTGTGGTTTCTGAAATTACCGAATCAAACGGTTCTTCTTCAATGGCTTCTGTATGTGGTGCATCTTTAGCATTAATGGATGCCGGCGTGCCGATTAAAGCGGCAGTTGCGGGTATCGCAATGGGCTTAGTAAAAGAAGAAGAAAAATTCGTCGTACTTTCAGACATCTTAGGTGATGAAGACCATTTAGGTGATATGGACTTTAAAGTAGCCGGTACACGTGAAGGTGTAACGGCTCTTCAAATGGACATTAAAATCGAAGGTATTACACCAGAAATTATGCGTATTGCATTAAATCAAGCGAAAGGTGCTCGTATGCACATTCTTGGCGTAATGGAACAAGCAATTCCGGCTCCTCGTGCAGATATTTCTGATTTTGCGCCTCGTATCCACACGATGAAAATTGATCCGAAGAAAATCAAAGATGTTATCGGTAAAGGTGGTGCGGTAATTCGTGCATTAACAGAAGAAACCGGTACTTCAATTGATATTGATGACGACGGTACAGTGAAAATAGCCGCAACTGATAATAATGCAGCGAAAATTGTAATGGCTCGTATTGAAGATATCGTTGCAGAAGTTGAAGTAAATGCAATCTACAAAGGTAAAGTTACTCGTGTTGTAGACTTCGGTGCATTTGTATCTATCTTAGGCGGTAAAGAAGGCTTAGTTCACATTTCACAAATCACAAATGAACGTGTTGAACGTGTTGCCGACTACTTAAGCGTAGGTCAAGAAGTGACTGTGAAAGTGGTTGAAATCGATCGTCAAAACCGTATTCGTTTAACGATGAAAGACATCAACAATGATGCTGCAACCCCAGCAGAAGAAACAGAAGCTCAACCTCAAGAGCAACAAGCTGAGATCTAA
- the nlpI gene encoding lipoprotein NlpI, whose amino-acid sequence MFSLIFKVFHIRFLMFNLFTFLFLTGCVNRNISEMVSSNHLALAELNPQLRFEQEVMVVRLTQVLQEAKLSPAERADLHFERGVLYDSLGLWSLARYDFAQAIGLSQKMAAAYNYMGLYLLLEDDYDSAIDAFNAVLELDPSYNYTYLNRGLAFYYSGRYSEAERDLLRFYEEEKQDPYRALWLYFNELELKPNEAKANLIARAKSLSPDFWGTNVVHYFLGELTLGQLRDRIEKEAQPNTASYAEILTETYFYLAKQQLKLNKTDEATTLFRLSLANQVFNFVEYRFALFELSQLRSNSAAAQITPVVGNN is encoded by the coding sequence ATGTTTTCACTGATATTTAAAGTGTTTCATATTCGCTTCTTAATGTTCAATCTTTTCACATTCTTATTTCTGACCGGTTGCGTCAATCGCAATATTTCAGAAATGGTTTCGTCAAATCATTTAGCATTAGCCGAATTAAACCCGCAATTACGCTTTGAACAAGAAGTGATGGTTGTCCGTTTAACACAGGTATTACAAGAAGCAAAATTAAGCCCTGCCGAACGTGCAGATCTTCATTTTGAACGAGGTGTACTCTATGACAGCTTAGGTTTATGGTCCCTTGCTCGTTATGATTTTGCCCAAGCTATCGGTCTTAGCCAAAAAATGGCTGCTGCCTATAATTATATGGGTTTATATCTGTTACTTGAAGATGATTACGACAGCGCTATTGATGCCTTCAATGCCGTATTAGAACTTGATCCAAGCTATAATTATACTTACTTAAATCGTGGTTTAGCTTTTTATTATAGTGGTCGTTATTCGGAAGCAGAACGTGATTTATTGCGTTTTTATGAAGAAGAAAAGCAAGATCCATATCGTGCATTATGGTTATATTTCAATGAGTTAGAACTCAAACCTAATGAAGCAAAAGCAAATCTAATTGCTCGAGCCAAATCATTATCTCCAGATTTTTGGGGAACAAATGTGGTACATTATTTCTTAGGGGAGTTAACTCTTGGACAACTTCGTGATAGAATAGAAAAAGAAGCGCAACCAAATACTGCTTCTTATGCGGAAATTCTAACCGAAACGTATTTTTATCTAGCAAAACAACAACTCAAACTAAATAAAACGGATGAAGCCACCACGCTTTTCCGTCTCTCTCTTGCAAATCAAGTGTTTAACTTTGTTGAGTATCGTTTTGCCTTATTTGAGCTTTCTCAGCTACGTAGTAATAGCGCAGCAGCTCAAATTACTCCCGTTGTTGGGAATAATTAG
- a CDS encoding DEAD/DEAH box helicase: MTTNSLTFADLGLPQSILDAVNEIGFVNPSPIQQETIPHLLAGRDVLGMAQTGSGKTAAFSLPLLAQIDPAQRHPQMLVMAPTRELAIQVADACEQFTKNMKGVRVVTVYGGQRYDIQLRALKQGSQVVVGTPGRILDHIRRGTLDLSALQSIVLDEADEMLRMGFIDDVETVMAELPENHQTALFSATMPEPIRRITRRFMKDPQEVKIQATQRSAPDITQSYWLVNGFRKNDALLRFLEVEEFDAAIIFTRTKTGTIDITELCERNGYRAAALNGDMTQQAREQTLEKLKSGRLDILVATDVAARGIDIERISLVVNFDIPLDAESYVHRIGRTGRAGRSGRALLFVEPRERRLLRNIEHLMKKPIDEVAIPNHEILMEKRREKFKARVSAQLEHHDLEKYRELLEDLFTADQDHEELAAAMMMMLQEKQKLILPPDPEIRAARSERGRRDRDDRRGGRDERRGGREHRENNGVAMDLYRIELGREDGVEVRHIVGAIANEGDISSRYIGHIKLHDTYSTIELPQGMPNHIVQHFAQKARVLNKQMQMSLLGPAGGVNSQPFEERRGGGRRSDRNDRNDRRGDRGGRSDRREGGFNDRKKGGFKEKRFNDRGRGRRD; encoded by the coding sequence ATGACAACTAATTCTTTAACTTTCGCAGACTTAGGTCTTCCACAATCAATTCTTGACGCAGTAAATGAAATCGGCTTTGTAAACCCATCGCCAATTCAACAAGAAACTATCCCTCATTTATTAGCTGGCCGTGACGTACTTGGTATGGCGCAAACCGGTAGTGGTAAAACAGCGGCATTCTCTTTACCGTTACTTGCACAAATTGATCCGGCACAACGCCACCCGCAAATGTTAGTGATGGCACCAACTCGTGAATTAGCAATCCAAGTAGCAGATGCGTGCGAACAATTTACTAAAAATATGAAAGGCGTGCGTGTTGTAACCGTTTACGGTGGTCAACGTTATGACATTCAATTACGCGCATTAAAACAAGGTTCACAAGTTGTTGTTGGTACTCCGGGTCGTATTCTTGATCATATTCGTCGTGGTACATTAGATCTATCTGCGCTTCAATCTATCGTATTAGATGAAGCGGATGAAATGCTTCGTATGGGCTTTATTGACGACGTTGAAACCGTGATGGCGGAATTACCGGAAAATCACCAAACAGCATTATTCTCTGCAACGATGCCTGAACCGATTCGTCGTATTACCCGTCGCTTTATGAAAGATCCGCAAGAAGTTAAAATTCAAGCGACTCAACGTTCTGCACCAGATATCACGCAAAGCTACTGGTTAGTAAATGGCTTCCGTAAAAATGATGCGTTACTACGTTTCTTAGAAGTAGAAGAATTTGATGCGGCAATTATCTTTACTCGTACCAAAACCGGCACAATTGATATTACCGAATTATGTGAACGTAACGGCTACCGTGCGGCGGCATTAAACGGTGATATGACCCAGCAAGCACGTGAGCAAACGTTAGAAAAATTAAAATCAGGTCGTTTAGATATCTTAGTAGCAACCGACGTGGCAGCTCGTGGTATCGATATCGAACGTATCAGCCTTGTAGTGAACTTTGATATTCCATTAGATGCGGAATCTTATGTTCACCGTATCGGTCGTACCGGTCGTGCAGGTCGTTCTGGTCGTGCATTATTATTCGTAGAACCTCGTGAGCGCCGTTTACTTCGTAATATCGAACATTTAATGAAAAAACCGATCGATGAAGTTGCGATTCCAAATCATGAGATTCTAATGGAAAAACGTCGCGAGAAATTCAAAGCACGTGTTTCAGCACAGTTAGAACACCACGATTTAGAGAAATACCGTGAACTACTTGAAGATTTATTCACAGCCGACCAAGACCACGAGGAATTGGCAGCGGCAATGATGATGATGCTTCAAGAGAAACAAAAATTAATTCTTCCGCCGGATCCGGAAATTCGTGCAGCACGTAGCGAACGTGGTCGCAGAGACCGTGACGATCGTCGTGGAGGACGTGATGAGCGCCGTGGCGGCCGTGAACACCGTGAAAATAACGGTGTGGCAATGGATTTATATCGTATCGAATTAGGTCGTGAAGACGGTGTGGAAGTACGTCATATCGTAGGCGCTATCGCTAACGAAGGTGATATTAGCAGCCGTTATATCGGTCACATTAAATTACACGATACTTACTCTACGATTGAGTTACCACAAGGTATGCCGAACCACATCGTGCAACACTTTGCGCAGAAAGCACGTGTATTAAACAAACAGATGCAAATGTCTTTGTTAGGTCCTGCCGGTGGTGTAAACAGCCAACCGTTTGAAGAACGCCGTGGTGGTGGTCGTCGTAGCGATAGAAATGATCGCAATGACCGCCGTGGAGATCGTGGTGGCCGTTCTGACCGTCGTGAAGGTGGCTTTAACGACCGTAAGAAAGGCGGTTTTAAAGAAAAACGTTTCAATGACAGAGGTCGTGGTCGTCGTGACTAA
- the tadA gene encoding tRNA adenosine(34) deaminase TadA produces MPQFWGILLSNQAVKFFLIFTIMFIKPQTTQCSLAISAQDIHFMQYALALADRAEAIGEIPVGAVLIDSDGNIIGEGWNQVIQLADPSAHAEMLAIRQAGKVQNNYRLLGCTLYVTLEPCTMCAGAILHSRLHRLVFGASDYKTGAIGSRFHLFEDYKMNHFLEIRGGVLAEDCSQKISRFFQRRRQEQKQQKQAV; encoded by the coding sequence ATGCCCCAGTTTTGGGGCATTTTGCTATCCAATCAAGCGGTTAAATTTTTTCTAATTTTTACGATTATGTTTATCAAACCTCAAACGACCCAATGTTCACTAGCCATCTCAGCACAAGATATTCACTTTATGCAATATGCTTTAGCATTAGCAGATCGTGCGGAAGCAATAGGTGAAATTCCTGTTGGCGCAGTTCTGATCGATAGCGATGGAAACATTATTGGTGAAGGCTGGAACCAAGTGATTCAACTTGCCGATCCTAGTGCGCATGCAGAAATGCTTGCAATACGTCAAGCAGGTAAAGTACAAAATAACTATCGCTTATTAGGTTGTACTCTATATGTCACTTTAGAACCTTGCACTATGTGTGCCGGAGCTATTTTACATAGTCGCTTACATCGCTTAGTTTTTGGTGCGAGTGACTATAAAACCGGTGCTATCGGTTCGAGATTTCATCTGTTTGAAGATTACAAAATGAACCATTTTCTTGAAATTCGAGGAGGAGTATTAGCGGAAGACTGTAGCCAAAAAATCAGCCGATTCTTTCAACGTCGTCGTCAAGAACAGAAGCAACAAAAACAAGCGGTCTAA
- the pdxT gene encoding pyridoxal 5'-phosphate synthase glutaminase subunit PdxT → MKDYTKYTVGVLALQGAVSEHIAQIETLGAKAIMVKTLAELQQVDALILPGGESTAIGRLLHSSGLFQALQSFDKPILGTCAGLILLANKLEGDEQPHLAKMDIQVQRNAFGRQVDSFQAELMIKGFTEPFPAVFIRAPYISAAGNEVEVLAEWQGNVVFAKQGNLLACAFHPELTSDNRIMALLLQQIKG, encoded by the coding sequence ATGAAAGATTATACAAAATATACTGTAGGCGTATTAGCACTACAGGGAGCGGTTTCGGAACATATTGCTCAAATAGAGACACTGGGCGCAAAAGCCATTATGGTAAAAACGTTAGCCGAATTGCAGCAAGTTGATGCACTTATATTACCCGGTGGCGAAAGCACCGCAATTGGACGATTACTTCATTCAAGCGGTTTATTTCAGGCGCTACAATCATTTGATAAACCTATCTTAGGCACTTGTGCCGGATTGATTCTATTAGCGAATAAACTTGAAGGCGATGAGCAACCTCATTTGGCGAAAATGGATATTCAAGTTCAACGTAATGCTTTTGGGCGGCAGGTTGATAGCTTCCAAGCGGAATTAATGATTAAAGGATTTACCGAACCTTTTCCGGCAGTGTTTATTCGTGCGCCTTATATTAGTGCTGCTGGAAATGAGGTAGAGGTATTGGCGGAATGGCAAGGAAATGTTGTATTTGCCAAGCAAGGTAATTTACTGGCTTGTGCATTTCATCCGGAATTAACTTCAGATAACCGTATTATGGCATTGTTGTTACAACAGATTAAAGGATAA
- the pdxS gene encoding pyridoxal 5'-phosphate synthase lyase subunit PdxS — translation MAKILGSDLVKRGMAQMQKGGVIMDVVNAEQARIAEAAGAVAVMALERVPSDIRAAGGVARMANPTIVREVMEAVSIPVMAKARIGHIVEARVLEAMGVDYIDESEVLTPADEEFHLLKSEYTVPFVCGCRDLGEALRRIGEGASMLRTKGEPGTGNVVEAVRHLRKVNAQLRKVINMSHDELMTEAKQLGAPFELLLQIKTLGKLPVVNFAAGGIATPADAALMMELGADGVFVGSGIFKSENPEKFAKAIVEATTHYQDYDLIARLSADLGEPMRGLEISKLAAQDRMQERGW, via the coding sequence ATGGCTAAAATTTTAGGTTCGGATCTGGTTAAACGCGGAATGGCACAAATGCAAAAAGGCGGGGTCATTATGGATGTAGTGAATGCGGAACAAGCTCGTATCGCAGAAGCTGCCGGTGCGGTTGCCGTTATGGCGTTGGAACGTGTACCTTCTGATATTCGTGCAGCGGGTGGGGTAGCAAGAATGGCAAATCCGACGATTGTGCGTGAAGTGATGGAAGCGGTATCCATTCCGGTAATGGCAAAAGCACGTATCGGACATATTGTTGAGGCGAGAGTGCTGGAAGCAATGGGTGTAGATTATATTGATGAAAGTGAGGTATTAACGCCGGCAGATGAAGAGTTTCACTTATTAAAAAGCGAATATACCGTACCTTTTGTGTGCGGTTGCCGAGATTTAGGCGAAGCACTGCGCCGTATTGGAGAAGGCGCTTCGATGTTGCGTACTAAGGGTGAACCGGGAACGGGAAATGTGGTGGAAGCGGTACGTCACTTACGCAAGGTTAATGCGCAATTACGCAAAGTGATTAATATGAGTCATGATGAACTGATGACTGAAGCTAAACAATTAGGTGCACCGTTTGAATTATTGCTACAAATCAAAACGCTAGGCAAATTACCGGTGGTGAATTTTGCGGCAGGCGGAATTGCCACACCGGCAGATGCCGCCTTGATGATGGAACTCGGTGCAGACGGCGTATTTGTCGGATCAGGTATTTTTAAATCCGAAAATCCGGAAAAGTTTGCAAAAGCGATTGTAGAAGCTACCACTCATTATCAAGATTATGACTTAATTGCCCGCCTTTCAGCAGATTTAGGTGAACCGATGAGAGGCTTGGAGATCAGCAAATTAGCGGCACAAGATCGTATGCAAGAGCGTGGTTGGTAA
- a CDS encoding PLP-dependent aminotransferase family protein, producing MKKLSYLLNKQQTTPLYLQLYQQIKRSIYNQELQLGDKLPSKRHLCEYLQISQNTVESAYAQLLAEGYIESKPRSGFFVCFQAEQAYPSANVVKNFINSTTSTEYEIDFNSNKIDSLSFPLNRWKKCANWTNKDFLNMGDKQGDLNLRQQISQYLLASRGVNCEPEQIVIGAGVESCLQQLILLFQQLNPAMNWAMESYGYPTVEKLLNLYQKPIFKMPFSSENYQLDIPFLEQNQINVAYLTPSHLYPFGHILTVGQRQQLLEWATAQDGRYIIEDDYDSEFRYTGKPIPSLQSLDRQDKVIYLGSFSKLLMPSLRITFLVLPRNLLSKYQQYCEFFNASVSRLEQQRLAKFIQSGEFEKHINRMRKIYRRKMELLCDLLSPHTKQIKYYGEHSGFYLLIELLNETRTLDQLVELAKAQKIKVYPIHHQQRRLFSLGFGHLSEEQLRKGLGKLLHCWDIAC from the coding sequence GTGAAAAAATTAAGCTATCTACTCAATAAGCAGCAAACTACACCGCTTTATTTACAACTTTATCAGCAAATCAAGCGGTCTATTTATAACCAAGAATTACAACTTGGCGATAAATTGCCGTCTAAACGTCACCTCTGTGAATACTTACAAATTAGCCAAAATACGGTGGAAAGCGCCTATGCACAGCTGTTAGCAGAAGGTTATATCGAATCTAAGCCTCGCAGCGGTTTTTTTGTCTGTTTTCAAGCTGAGCAAGCTTATCCGAGTGCAAATGTCGTAAAAAATTTTATAAATTCGACCACTTCTACAGAGTATGAGATCGATTTCAACTCAAATAAAATCGATAGCCTATCTTTTCCATTGAATCGTTGGAAAAAGTGTGCCAATTGGACAAATAAAGATTTTTTAAATATGGGTGACAAGCAAGGCGACCTCAATTTACGTCAACAGATCTCCCAATATTTATTGGCTTCACGCGGGGTAAATTGCGAGCCGGAACAAATCGTGATCGGTGCGGGAGTAGAAAGCTGCTTACAGCAATTGATTTTATTATTTCAACAGCTCAACCCCGCTATGAATTGGGCAATGGAATCTTACGGTTATCCTACGGTAGAAAAACTATTGAATCTCTATCAAAAGCCAATTTTTAAAATGCCGTTCAGCTCGGAAAATTATCAACTGGATATACCTTTTTTGGAACAGAACCAAATTAACGTAGCGTATCTGACTCCTTCGCATTTATATCCGTTCGGTCATATTCTAACCGTTGGACAACGCCAACAATTACTCGAATGGGCAACAGCACAAGACGGACGTTATATTATTGAGGATGACTACGACAGTGAGTTCCGCTACACCGGCAAACCGATTCCGTCGTTACAAAGTTTAGACCGACAAGATAAAGTGATCTATCTAGGATCATTTTCTAAACTATTAATGCCCTCACTGCGGATTACGTTTTTAGTGTTACCTCGCAATTTATTGAGCAAATATCAGCAATATTGTGAATTTTTTAATGCCTCTGTTTCTCGCTTGGAACAGCAACGTTTAGCCAAATTTATTCAATCCGGTGAATTTGAAAAACATATTAATCGAATGAGAAAAATTTACCGCCGTAAAATGGAGTTATTATGTGATCTACTCTCGCCCCATACTAAACAGATTAAATATTATGGCGAACATTCCGGCTTCTATTTGCTGATCGAATTATTAAACGAAACAAGAACGTTAGATCAATTAGTCGAACTGGCAAAAGCACAGAAAATTAAGGTCTATCCGATTCATCACCAACAACGCAGATTATTTAGTTTAGGCTTCGGTCATTTGTCGGAAGAACAACTTCGGAAGGGATTGGGTAAGTTGCTGCACTGTTGGGATATTGCTTGCTAA